GTTTGGGAGGAAACCTCGTCTTCCCCGACGATGAGGGCGAAGCGGGCCTGGCTGTTGTCCGCGGCCTTGAGCTGGGCCTTGAAGGAGGCTTTGTCGGGGTCGAATCCGGTGTTGATCCCTGCCACTCTAAGGGCGTTCAGATATGGCAGGGCCAGCCGGCGTGCCTCTTCCCCCATAACGATGAGCCAGGCGTCGGGCCGCGGGGCAGGGCCGAGGTCGACCTTCTCCTCTTCCAGCGCCAGAAGCAGGCGTTCGAAACCGCCGGCGAAGCCGATCGCGGGGATGCTTTTGCCGCCGAATTGCTCGATCAGGCCGTTGT
The Candidatus Syntrophosphaera sp. DNA segment above includes these coding regions:
- a CDS encoding ATP phosphoribosyltransferase regulatory subunit, which gives rise to QADLELMRIPYEVNPRIVRGLDYYTNTAFEIVADGLGAQNSLAGGGRYNGLIEQFGGKSIPAIGFAGGFERLLLALEEEKVDLGPAPRPDAWLIVMGEEARRLALPYLNALRVAGINTGFDPDKASFKAQLKAADNSQARFALIVGEDEVSSQTIVLKNLQTGAQQSLPLEPFAAVIAALTS